The Fundidesulfovibrio magnetotacticus genome has a window encoding:
- the prsR gene encoding PEP-CTERM-box response regulator transcription factor, translated as MKQKLLIVDDNEDIRQQLKWGLSSEPYELSFAKNAEEALAAFQAHSPQVVTLDLGLPPNTEDSTQGFHCLESMRARNNAARIIVITGFDSRDYARRAVEMGAHDFFLKPINLDELKVMVRRAFQLHELRQDNADQSAQASDAGQEGIIGRSPAIRDLLAQIRRVAQSDVPVLIQGESGTGKELAARALHALSSRARGPMVSINCGALPENLIESEFFGHERGAFTGAVATVQGKVEFAHRGVLFLDEIGELPVNLQVKLLRFLQEQVFQRVGGRKSIQVDVRVLAATNVDIQTAMKSGAFREDLFYRIGVVTLKLPPLRQRGDDVVLLAEHFLAKHSRELAKQLRGFTGEALERLKAHSWPGNVRELENRVRRAMVMAPGAFITAEDLELQSLEAPRTTEPGTPGGTTLKEARSILEKRLVEDALKRSGGNILKASEALGISRPTMYDLLRKHSIET; from the coding sequence ATGAAACAGAAACTGCTCATCGTCGACGACAACGAGGACATCCGCCAGCAGCTCAAGTGGGGACTCTCCTCGGAGCCATACGAACTCAGCTTCGCCAAGAACGCCGAGGAAGCCCTTGCCGCGTTCCAGGCACACTCCCCCCAAGTGGTGACCCTGGACCTGGGCCTGCCTCCCAACACGGAAGACTCCACCCAGGGGTTCCATTGCCTGGAGAGCATGCGGGCCAGGAACAACGCCGCCCGGATCATCGTGATCACAGGCTTCGATTCCAGGGACTACGCCCGCCGGGCGGTGGAGATGGGCGCGCACGATTTCTTCCTCAAGCCCATCAACCTCGACGAGCTCAAGGTCATGGTGCGCAGAGCCTTCCAGCTTCACGAGTTGCGCCAGGACAACGCTGACCAGTCGGCCCAGGCCAGCGACGCGGGGCAGGAGGGCATCATCGGACGGTCGCCCGCCATCAGAGACCTTCTGGCGCAAATCCGCCGCGTGGCTCAGTCCGACGTGCCCGTGCTCATCCAGGGGGAATCCGGCACCGGAAAGGAACTGGCGGCCAGGGCCCTGCACGCCCTTTCCTCGCGCGCGCGGGGCCCCATGGTCTCGATCAACTGCGGGGCGCTGCCGGAGAACCTCATCGAATCGGAATTTTTCGGCCACGAGCGGGGCGCTTTCACGGGCGCGGTGGCCACGGTCCAGGGCAAGGTGGAGTTCGCCCACCGGGGCGTCCTGTTCCTGGACGAGATCGGCGAACTCCCCGTGAACCTCCAGGTGAAGCTCCTGCGCTTCCTCCAGGAGCAAGTCTTCCAGCGTGTGGGCGGACGCAAGAGCATCCAGGTGGATGTGCGCGTCCTCGCCGCCACCAACGTGGACATCCAGACGGCCATGAAGTCCGGGGCTTTCCGGGAGGACCTCTTCTACCGCATCGGGGTGGTCACGCTGAAGCTCCCCCCCCTGAGGCAGCGCGGGGACGACGTGGTGCTGCTGGCGGAGCATTTCCTGGCGAAGCATTCGAGAGAACTGGCGAAACAGTTGCGCGGCTTCACCGGGGAGGCCCTGGAGCGGCTCAAGGCGCACTCCTGGCCGGGAAACGTCCGCGAGCTGGAAAACCGCGTGCGCCGGGCCATGGTGATGGCCCCGGGCGCCTTCATCACCGCGGAGGATCTGGAACTTCAATCACTGGAGGCGCCGCGTACGACGGAACCGGGCACCCCGGGCGGCACGACCCTGAAAGAAGCCCGGAGCATCCTGGAGAAGCGCCTCGTGGAGGATGCGCTCAAGCGCAGCGGCGGGAACATCCTGAAGGCCTCTGAGGCCCTGGGGATCAGCAGGCCGACGATGTATGACCTGCTGAGGAAGCACAGCATCGAGACATGA
- a CDS encoding acyltransferase family protein, producing MYKIAVGELVSTCSALFRVLATIYIFVFHCNSLYGLSNFGLVDYAFIVFMFVSGYYAVAANVGANEWLVRRLKRIFIPYWIVTPAVLLFNHVFSYKDVGLFESVVLLLGGNFFLSHRLYVVTWFVSVIVVFYVYTYVVVKFASVLTRAVFAVVSLFIFLSLNVPAYLFVSYNVGMLVSVAFRKFDVVGVMVSVSGPVFNLFRGFGVVFNEAQGVSYEFFLVHGGVLLLFCKVLHFGYVQAFLVSFCVSVVFSYAVRYVASCVEGAARNACRGVLTIRRRI from the coding sequence ATGTATAAGATAGCCGTCGGCGAATTGGTGTCGACATGTAGTGCGTTGTTCAGGGTTCTGGCGACAATCTATATTTTTGTTTTCCACTGTAATAGTCTTTATGGTTTGAGTAATTTCGGGCTTGTCGATTATGCGTTTATCGTATTCATGTTTGTGTCGGGCTATTATGCCGTGGCGGCCAATGTTGGTGCGAATGAATGGCTTGTTAGGCGGCTGAAGCGTATATTCATACCGTATTGGATTGTGACGCCTGCTGTTCTCTTGTTTAATCATGTCTTTAGTTATAAGGATGTCGGCCTGTTTGAGAGTGTTGTCTTGTTGTTGGGGGGGAACTTTTTCCTGAGCCACAGGTTGTATGTTGTTACATGGTTTGTTTCGGTGATCGTTGTTTTTTATGTTTACACGTATGTAGTTGTAAAATTTGCAAGTGTTTTGACGAGGGCCGTTTTTGCTGTTGTCTCGTTGTTCATCTTTTTGTCCCTGAATGTGCCTGCGTATCTTTTTGTTTCTTATAATGTCGGGATGCTTGTGAGTGTTGCTTTCAGGAAGTTTGATGTTGTTGGTGTCATGGTTAGCGTAAGTGGGCCTGTGTTTAACTTGTTCCGTGGCTTTGGCGTTGTTTTCAATGAGGCACAGGGCGTGTCCTATGAGTTTTTCCTTGTTCACGGAGGTGTCTTGCTGTTGTTTTGTAAGGTGCTGCATTTTGGATATGTTCAGGCGTTCCTGGTGTCGTTTTGTGTGTCTGTTGTTTTTTCGTATGCCGTAAGGTACGTTGCGAGTTGTGTTGAAGGTGCTGCGCGTAATGCTTGTCGTGGCGTTCTGACGATCAGGCGTCGCATTTGA
- a CDS encoding O-antigen ligase family protein, translating to MADLIVRSINGVPVPRKEGWTKGGWVIFLISFFLLGRVQESIQFLWPLRLTLLSCLLAASLIITNGGFKQIRLGKLFHSKTFKYYFFIIIISGIGIPFSIYNSNSLAYFIEIFLQINAIYILGLNSTVDSFADLNPVVSAVITSMACLSLIIIFMPRYIDGRATAIYTYDPNDFSLLMTIIAAFLYPGRHHFTSLQRLMTYTSVIMAFVSVYLSQSRGGFAALFAAIMAESLFHGKKSFVTRLLVFFVLAVFVVFPNADNLGRLGTITDVQNDYNTNSSSGRIAIWERGLNMIIEHPVLGVGLKTFRYAEGASHEGGKWSEAHNSFIEIGAELGVPGLLAFLGMLLSAFRLARPVSPEDWIGRGIRLSLVAFVVGGMFLSWAYHFVLYFFLGIAMMRERLLFEGVPITWRTTPPLKSEKRTPQERP from the coding sequence ATGGCCGACCTGATAGTTCGAAGCATCAACGGCGTACCCGTGCCCCGGAAAGAAGGATGGACCAAGGGCGGATGGGTCATCTTTCTGATATCCTTCTTTCTCCTTGGACGGGTACAGGAGTCCATTCAATTTCTTTGGCCATTGCGACTCACCCTGTTGTCCTGTCTACTGGCGGCATCCCTTATCATCACAAACGGTGGCTTCAAACAAATTCGGCTAGGAAAACTGTTCCACTCCAAGACATTCAAATACTACTTCTTCATCATCATCATATCAGGCATCGGCATACCATTCAGCATATACAACAGCAATTCCCTTGCTTATTTCATCGAAATATTCCTGCAAATCAACGCCATCTACATTCTCGGACTCAACTCGACTGTCGACTCATTCGCTGACCTGAACCCTGTCGTTTCAGCTGTCATTACATCAATGGCCTGCCTATCACTAATAATTATCTTCATGCCTCGCTACATAGACGGACGCGCAACAGCTATATACACGTACGACCCCAACGACTTCTCGCTACTCATGACAATCATTGCAGCATTCCTATACCCAGGAAGGCATCACTTCACATCTCTGCAACGCTTAATGACGTATACGAGCGTCATAATGGCATTTGTCTCAGTTTATCTTTCTCAATCTCGCGGAGGATTTGCTGCGCTATTCGCCGCGATAATGGCAGAATCGTTGTTTCACGGCAAGAAATCCTTTGTGACACGCCTACTTGTATTTTTCGTGCTTGCAGTCTTTGTCGTTTTTCCAAACGCAGACAATCTTGGCAGACTCGGCACAATTACGGACGTTCAAAATGACTACAACACTAATAGCAGCAGTGGAAGAATTGCGATCTGGGAGCGCGGCCTAAACATGATCATCGAACATCCTGTGCTGGGCGTCGGCCTCAAAACATTCCGCTATGCGGAAGGAGCCTCCCACGAAGGAGGCAAGTGGAGCGAGGCCCACAACAGCTTCATCGAGATCGGCGCTGAATTGGGCGTGCCGGGACTTCTCGCCTTCCTTGGCATGCTGCTCTCCGCGTTCCGGCTGGCTAGGCCCGTTTCCCCAGAGGACTGGATCGGAAGGGGCATCCGATTATCCCTGGTCGCCTTTGTGGTGGGCGGGATGTTTTTGTCCTGGGCATACCACTTCGTCCTTTACTTCTTCCTTGGCATTGCCATGATGCGCGAACGTTTACTCTTCGAGGGCGTCCCCATCACTTGGCGCACCACCCCCCCCCTAAAGTCCGAGAAACGAACGCCCCAGGAGCGGCCATGA